CCATCCTGATCTATTCTGGGCAATGCGAGGAGTAAGTCATCCGCCATTCAGCTATCTCATCATATTGACAACATAGGGCGGCGGCTCAACCTTTGGTGTCCTCACATCCATCACCATGAAAGTCTACAAAACCCCCAAAATCACCGCATCAGCCTTTTTAATCGGGACATCCGCAGCCGCTCCCTTCAAGTACGATCTCCTCGCCTACATCCTCTCCCAGTTCCCCTCTTTATCCGACGCCGGTCTTTCAGGCTATACAAACCTCAGCCCCCAAACACCCAACCCCGCCGGCGGATCCGACGAAGTAGCCGGGATCCAGGGTGTTTTTGCGGCACAGGACGTCAACGACCCAGAGTACATTCTCAAGTTATTCAAGCCGATCAATGATACTATCCAGAAGCGGTGGCCGGGGTATGTGCAGTTTAGTGCTACGAAGGAAGAATATGGCTCGTTTTTGGAATGGTATGATGTTTATTTTGATCAGGGTGCTGCGGGGGTGACGCTCTATCTTGCTTCTAGATTGTTGGGTAGGGAGGCACTaggtgatgagaaggagtTCAGGGGGGCGTTGGAAGAGAGTTTGGTTGCTGCTGGGGGTTTGACAGCTCATTTGATCGCTGGGAAAGGCGTCAGGGATGCGAAGcccagaggaggaagtgTAGCTGTTAACCCGGGTTGGAGGAAGACTTATATTCACGCCAGTAAGTTCAAAAACCTTGAGAAGTCAATTTGGAGTTTGCTAACAAGCGTGTCAGTATCTGGAGAGTCTTTTGAGCCTTTCAACAAGACTTCTAAAGCTGAGGCAGTTAAGAGGCTGAACAGATCCATGGAGCCATTCCGCAAACTGTCTCCGGATACAGGTGCTTATATCAACGAGGTAATACTCTTTTTACCATATGATGGAATGCTTGTTTGACACTTCCCAGGCTCTTCCTTTCGAGCCAGACTGGCAGCATGCCTTTTGGGGCAAGAACTACGACAGACTTTTGTCGATAAAGAGGAACGTTGATCCCGATGATGTTTTCTGGTGCTTCCCTTGTGTTGGAAGTGAGAGGTGGCAACAGAAA
This genomic stretch from Fusarium fujikuroi IMI 58289 draft genome, chromosome FFUJ_chr09 harbors:
- a CDS encoding related to isoamyl alcohol oxidase, producing the protein MTHLYNLIAFLIPSVLAGSVPKTCKAYPGSSDWPSHKAWSRLNDTLDGRLFAPVPPGAVCHKGWPSYDKDTCPKVAEAWKHYDLHTQDPVSLIYDQYSNWTCLPDESYPCSGSGYPAYVVNVTKAEDVKIGVDFARKNNIRLVVKNTGHDYIGRSIAPGSLSLWTHHLKDITYHKGSFKLYNSKTVITGDAVTAGAGTQMYDLYTMLDKYSRVVVGGGGKTVGLGGYVTGGGHSLLSTKHGLAVDQVLQMTMVTPSGKILTINEDNHPDLFWAMRGGGGSTFGVLTSITMKVYKTPKITASAFLIGTSAAAPFKYDLLAYILSQFPSLSDAGLSGYTNLSPQTPNPAGGSDEVAGIQGVFAAQDVNDPEYILKLFKPINDTIQKRWPGYVQFSATKEEYGSFLEWYDVYFDQGAAGVTLYLASRLLGREALGDEKEFRGALEESLVAAGGLTAHLIAGKGVRDAKPRGGSVAVNPGWRKTYIHAISGESFEPFNKTSKAEAVKRLNRSMEPFRKLSPDTGAYINEALPFEPDWQHAFWGKNYDRLLSIKRNVDPDDVFWCFPCVGSERWQQKDNGRLCRVK